ACCACACTGCGCGCTGGCCTCAAGAGGGCGTGGATATGAGTGGCCGCAAAGTTGTCGTCATCGGTACCGGCGCCAGTGGTGTACAGGTCGTCCAGGAGGCAGGTCATGTCGCCGAACACGTCACCGTGTTCCAACGCACCCCGAATCTGGCACTTCCGATGCAGCAACGCAAACTCACCCCTGACGACAACGAGCACTTCCGGAAGGGACTGCCCGAGCGGTTTGCTACGCGCTACAAGGCGTTTGCCGGCTTCGACTTCGATTTCATTCCGCAGAACGCCACCGACCTGAGTAAGGAAGAGCGCGACGCGATCTACGAGAAGATGTGGGCAGAAGGTGGTTTCGAGCTGTGGCTCGGAAACTTCCAGGACATCCTTGTAGATGAGGAGGCCAACCGTACGTTCTACGACTTCTGGCGTGGCAAGGTCCTCGAGCGGGTCACCGACCCCAAGAAAGCGGCAATCGTCGCACCGGAGACGCCTCCGCACCCCTACGGCGTCAAGCGTCCCTCCCTCGAACAGGACTACTTCGATGTCATCAATCAGGACAACGTCGATGTCATCGACTCCAACGTCACGCCGATTCGACGGGTGCTGCCCCATGGTGTCGAAACCGACGACGGTGTCATCGAATGCGACCTCCTCGTACTGGCAACAGGGTTCGACAACAACCGTGGTGGGATCATGGCCATCGATATCACCGGCGTCGACGGCCTGACGATTCAGGACAAGTGGAAGTCCGGTGTCGACACGTGTCTGGGCCTGTCAACCCGCGGATTCCCGAACATGATGTTCCTGTACGGACCTCAGAGCCCGTCCGGGTTCTGCAACGGCCCGACATCTGCCGAGTACCAAGGCGAAATCGTCGTCGAATTCCTCGAGCACCTGCGCGAGAAGGGTGCGACACGGTTCGAGAACACCGAAGAGTCCGAGAAGCAGTGGCGCGCACACGTCGACGAGCTTTTCGTGAACTCGATGTTCACGAAGGCACGTTCCTGGTACTGGGGTGCAAACGTGCCCGGTAAGCCGGCACAGATGCTCAACTACTCAGGGGGAGTCCCTCAGTACTTTGCTCGTTGGGAAGAAATCAAGTCCAACGGTTACGACACCTACGAGACCGACTGACGAGACGGACACGCTTGGGCTACTGGGTCCCCCAGTAGCCCAAGCGCATCCGCTCGACGGGGTTCGCTGCTCTGATCCCGATGGGCATCGACTGCGTCGATGGGGCAGTGATGGAACTGAGAGAGCATTGTCTTCGAGCAGGTTTCGCCAGAGGCGAGGCGGGCGCGAGCATCGGTGATGCGGTCGCGATGTACGCGAGACGAATCAAACGACAGCACACGAACACGACGTGGATCGCCCAAGCGAGATCTGCGACTGTCCAGAGTTCTGGTTCGAACCGAACCGATGACGGACCTGGAAGGGTGTAGCCACGACCCTGACGTGCAAGAAGGCGCTGTGACGGAACGACGGGACCGGCCTGATGTGGAGGCAGAAATGAGCCTTCATCTGCTGTCAGAGCATCGTGGGGCACGCGTCCTCACACACACACCCGCTACGGAGCCGCTGCCCTCTTCTCGTGCCGGTGCACCGGATGATGGGCGCAGCCTTGCGGTGTTCGGCACGCACTCCGGCGAGGTCGTCAACTTCCTCCGCCGCGAAGCGGGCACCGTCGTCGCGGTATTTCCGGCCGATCCGGTCGATCGTGTCGGCCATCAAACATGGTCGCGGCAACGACCGATGCCACCGGGACTTGCGATTTCCCAGGGCCGAAGACAACCGGCCCACCCGTCGGCGGTGCCCGGCCGGCGCCGGGACATCGAGTGGGCAGTCGTATACATGATCTGCTGCTCGCCGGGTCGGTAACACCGTCAGGGCGGCGGACAGAGCAGAGCCCGCATCATCGGCTTCTATGGCAAATCGCAGCGAGGATGTCCCGTCGATATCGCGGGAAGATCGAAACACCCGTAGCCCTGGCTCACGGGATCCCGGCGCCCGACGATCCGCCACGAACACCACCGCACCCGGTCCTCCGAGCCCCGAGCCGCGAGCCGCGCTGACGTGTCGGGGGATCGAGCGAAGGTCACCGACAAGGCGGCATCGACAAATGGACGGAAGGCCCCGCTTCGACTATCGGTCGATCGCCGAAGCGGGACCCCGGCAGCCCGAACGCAGGGGGGATATCGGGATCTGCCCGTGCCCGGAGATGGAGGCACGCCGCCTCGCCGCCACTGCATGCACACCGCGGGGCGACCATGTTGCCCGTGGTGGATGCTCGTGGGACGAACCGCCGACAAGTGGGCCGCGCCAGCTGGCAACCACAATACTGTCGACGCGAAAATTATACTCAATTCCGTTATACAACACCAGTATTCGTTTATACTCTGCTGAGCTGCATCACCTCCCCTTGGGTGAGCGGCCAATCGTCGCCGATGGGAGTCCTGTCAGCGGCGGCTGACAGGACTCAGCACCGACACACCCGAGGAAAAGCGCGCACGATGCAGATCAGGACTGCCGCAGCGCGTGCCCTCACCATGCGACTCCGGATCGTCGTCCACAAGCGACCCTTACATCACGATGGCAGCCCCATGGGATCCCACCGAGCCGGGGCCGAAACCCCAACAAAGGCCGATCCCTCCGAAGCAGCGCTGGCCGATGACAGGTCGGCGGCGATCAATCCGGACGTTCAGCCAGCAGTTCGCACCCATGCCTCGAGCATGCGCCGTGCGATCGAGACCTTCCCCGGCAGCAACACGGGCGCATCGACCGAACTAGCCCAGTCGCCGGCGGCGAGGGCCTCCTTCACCTCCGCGCGGGAACACCACACAGCCTCGCAGATCTCACCATCACTGAAGATGAGCGGTTCTCGAGGATCGGCGACGGCATGGAAGCCGAGCATGAGGGAACGCGGAAACGGCCATGGTTGACTTCCGACGTAGGCCACGTCGGAGACAACGAGACCGACCTCTTCCGCAATCTCCCGCGCCACACAGCTTTCGAGCGACTCACCGGCCTCGACGAATCCCGCCAGCGTCGAGAAGTTCCGCGCCGGCCACGCCGCGTGTCGCGCCAACAGCACGCGGTCCGCCCCGTCATGTACCAGGCAAATGATCGCAGGATCGGTCCGCGGGTACTCCTCCCGACCGCACGCAGTGCACACGCGCGTCCAACCACCCGAGGTGATCGTCATCGGTGCCCCGTCCTTGGCGCAGAAGTGGGACTCGTCCTGCCACATCAGCAGGGCCTGCGCGGTGAGATACCGTTCGGCATCAACAGCATCGAGAAGTGCTCCGTGTGACCGCAGGTCACCGAACTCGATGCCCGCGCTCTCCATGGGGGCCTCCGTGAGAAACTCGTCCCGTACAGCCCACTGATGCACTGTACCAACAACTCCCAACAAGACCGCGTGTGTCGGAGGTTGGGAACAATAGTCGGCAGCCGACTCTAGGAGCAGTTGTCCATCGATGATGCGAACCTGACCGGCACCGTTCACGCGAAGCAGCCGCGCATCCGGCCATGCCCTCGCCTGCGCGGTCGCATCGTCACGTAGCGCCACAGGGCGACTCAAGACATCGCCAGGAAGGGCACCCCCGACACCGTCAGCGTTCACCACTGATCACAACCTTCCGTAACGAGCGACCATGTCGACCGGCACTTCGTTCGTGAGCGTGCGGCCGGCACTGCCGTCAGGCAAACTCGAACTGGATCGACGAGTACGATTCGGACATCACCGAAATGAATTCCTCAACGAGGCGCACATGATCGGGATGGGCCAGATATGCGCGGAAGGCGGGGACGTCTTCGAAAATCGCAGATATTGCATAGTCGCCGATCCCGGGCTTGAGGGCGAGGTCCCTTCCGTAACGAAACTCGACGACCTGGGGAATGCTCGCCGATATCGCG
This is a stretch of genomic DNA from Rhodococcus rhodochrous. It encodes these proteins:
- a CDS encoding Dabb family protein gives rise to the protein MLHHVVTFIWKKDITDEQVESFHKALDAISASIPQVVEFRYGRDLALKPGIGDYAISAIFEDVPAFRAYLAHPDHVRLVEEFISVMSESYSSIQFEFA
- a CDS encoding flavin-containing monooxygenase yields the protein MTESQVATATRSGSHSNNDVLDVLIIGGGFSGLYALDRLRDLGFTVKVWDAAGGLGGIWWWNCYPGARTDSTGQIYQFSYKDLWKKYDFTELYPGHQGVREYFNYVDAQLDLTRDVVFDTFAEACTWDEESRQWTVRSADGKIQKARQVIVATGFGAKPLYPNLEGLDSFAGECYHTARWPQEGVDMSGRKVVVIGTGASGVQVVQEAGHVAEHVTVFQRTPNLALPMQQRKLTPDDNEHFRKGLPERFATRYKAFAGFDFDFIPQNATDLSKEERDAIYEKMWAEGGFELWLGNFQDILVDEEANRTFYDFWRGKVLERVTDPKKAAIVAPETPPHPYGVKRPSLEQDYFDVINQDNVDVIDSNVTPIRRVLPHGVETDDGVIECDLLVLATGFDNNRGGIMAIDITGVDGLTIQDKWKSGVDTCLGLSTRGFPNMMFLYGPQSPSGFCNGPTSAEYQGEIVVEFLEHLREKGATRFENTEESEKQWRAHVDELFVNSMFTKARSWYWGANVPGKPAQMLNYSGGVPQYFARWEEIKSNGYDTYETD
- the nudC gene encoding NAD(+) diphosphatase gives rise to the protein MVNADGVGGALPGDVLSRPVALRDDATAQARAWPDARLLRVNGAGQVRIIDGQLLLESAADYCSQPPTHAVLLGVVGTVHQWAVRDEFLTEAPMESAGIEFGDLRSHGALLDAVDAERYLTAQALLMWQDESHFCAKDGAPMTITSGGWTRVCTACGREEYPRTDPAIICLVHDGADRVLLARHAAWPARNFSTLAGFVEAGESLESCVAREIAEEVGLVVSDVAYVGSQPWPFPRSLMLGFHAVADPREPLIFSDGEICEAVWCSRAEVKEALAAGDWASSVDAPVLLPGKVSIARRMLEAWVRTAG